The Chryseobacterium indologenes genomic sequence TTGGCATCTTTGATATAAAGATCTTTACCTTTTGTCCAGAATGTAACATCCTCTCCTTCTACTGTTTTCATCATACTTTTTCCTTTTCCTGCAGCTACCGCAGCCCATATGTCTTTAGCACTGTACTTTCCTGATAAAACATGATAAGTCAGTATTTTGGTAAGCGTGGCTTTATTTTCCGGCTTCACCAGATTTTCTACAGTTCCTTTCGGAAGTTTGGCAAATGCAGCATCTGTAGGTGCCAAAACCGTGAATGGACCCGCGCCTTGTAATGTTTCTACCAGACCGGCAGCTTTTACAGCAGCAACAAGTGTTTTGTGGTCTTTGGAATTCACCGCATTTTCAATAATATTTTTAGACGGATACATGGCAGCTCCACCTACCATTACCGTTTTTTCTTTCATCGTTTGTGCATTTACCTTCCCGCTAAAAGCAAATGATAAAGCTACCATTGCTAAAACTGTGATTTTTGATTGTGTGTTCATTGCGTTGATTTTTTTAATTAATATGAAATTTTGTGTTCTTAATTTCATTTACGAGGAAGGTTTTTATTTAGATTTAAAAAATGCAACTATTTATTTAAATAACTGAAAAACAGTTATTTATTTTTACATCCAACATCCAAAACATTATTTTTTTAATTAACTATTAAAGGTTACGGGATATTTTTATCGTTACTTCAGATAAAAAACACGGGATAGAATAACATTTTTAACGAAAATGGAATTAAACAAAAGAATTTTTAAAATTTATTGGTCATATCTATAATTTTATTACATTTGGAATGAAAAAACAAGAACTATTAAAACAAACTATTCTGAAGAGGAACTTATCGTTTTACTTAAAGAAAAAAACGAGGCAGGTTTTCATCATTTGTATGACCACTATTCCGGGGCATTATATGGTGTGATCCTTCGAATTGTTCAGTCTAAAGAATACACTGAAGAAATCATTCAGGATGTTTTTGTAAAAATCTGGAATTCCATTCACCAGTATGATGCTGCCAAAGGCAGATTTTATACCTGGATGATCAATATTGCCCGCAATACCGCCATCGATTATTTAAAATCAAAAGGTTTTCAGAACGAATTGAAGAACCAACCGCTTCCGGATTTCGTATATAATACCACAGAGCTTTCTACCACCAACCAATCATCCGACTATATCGGATTTAATAATGTGCTTGAAGGACTGGAAATTGATAAACAGGAACTTATCAATCTGGCTTATTATCAGGGATATACCCAAAACGAAATATCCGAAAAACTGAAGATACCGCTGGGAACGGTAAAAACGAAAATGCGGAATGCATTGATGAAATTAAAAGATTTGCTTAAAGATTATCAATAAATTGAACACTAAAGAATACATATCATCCGGAATTATAGAATCTTATATTCTAGGCCATGCTTCTCCTGAGGAAGCGGGGATTTTGGAGTGTGTGATGAAGAATAATGCTGAAGTAAAAGCGGCTTTTGAAGAAGCTCAACTCACTTTGGAACATCTTGCTACAGCGCAGGCTGTAACACCTCCAAGCGATTTAAAATCTAAAATCTGGAATAAAATCCAACAGGAACAGACGACTGAAGAAATAAAACCTGTCGTTTCTACAGATATTCCTGCAGCAAAACCTCAGGAAGAAATTAAAATTCAGGGGAACAGCAACTGGAAAATCTTTGCTATCGCTGCTTCCGTATTATTTTTATTAAGTATTGGAGGCAATCTTTTCTGGATGAATACCCAATCCGAAACAAAAGAGGAAATGGCAAAAATAAAGGCTGAAAAGCAATCTCAGGATATTGCCATGCAAAAGATGAACAGGAAAATGGAAATGTTTTCTAATCCTGACATGCAGATGGTAATGCTCAAAGGCGTAGAAAAACACGCCGATTCAAAA encodes the following:
- a CDS encoding fasciclin domain-containing protein, encoding MNTQSKITVLAMVALSFAFSGKVNAQTMKEKTVMVGGAAMYPSKNIIENAVNSKDHKTLVAAVKAAGLVETLQGAGPFTVLAPTDAAFAKLPKGTVENLVKPENKATLTKILTYHVLSGKYSAKDIWAAVAAGKGKSMMKTVEGEDVTFWTKGKDLYIKDAKGNNAKVTIADVNQSNGVIHVIDTVLMP
- a CDS encoding sigma-70 family RNA polymerase sigma factor produces the protein MYDHYSGALYGVILRIVQSKEYTEEIIQDVFVKIWNSIHQYDAAKGRFYTWMINIARNTAIDYLKSKGFQNELKNQPLPDFVYNTTELSTTNQSSDYIGFNNVLEGLEIDKQELINLAYYQGYTQNEISEKLKIPLGTVKTKMRNALMKLKDLLKDYQ
- a CDS encoding anti-sigma factor produces the protein MNTKEYISSGIIESYILGHASPEEAGILECVMKNNAEVKAAFEEAQLTLEHLATAQAVTPPSDLKSKIWNKIQQEQTTEEIKPVVSTDIPAAKPQEEIKIQGNSNWKIFAIAASVLFLLSIGGNLFWMNTQSETKEEMAKIKAEKQSQDIAMQKMNRKMEMFSNPDMQMVMLKGVEKHADSKAMVFWDKKTKEVYLNAENLPKAPEGMQYQLWAIEDGKPVNAGMYTEEKDTKIALANIPKAQAFAITLEKQGGSAVPTMENMYVMGGI